One window of the Colletotrichum destructivum chromosome 6, complete sequence genome contains the following:
- a CDS encoding Putative large ribosomal subunit protein mL49, with product MRSALTTAAAVLARSTPRASALLPSIRFSSSASTTSAPAAAARPYVIGLTAGNQFPVYPSTKAAGSSKFTVVKKIEGNKKAFAQDLAREAGFPAEDVKLNPVTGHVQIKGFHVDKVKQWLSTTMGKSAAAA from the exons ATGCGCTCAGCActcaccaccgccgccgccgttctcgcCCGGTCGACCCCCAGAGCATCCGCCCTCCTTCCTTCAATacgcttctcctcctccgcctcgacgacatcagcccccgctgccgctgcgaGACCGTACGTCATTGGCCTGACCGCCGGCAACCAGTTCCCCGTCTACCCGAGCACAAAGGCCGCCGGATCATCCAAGTTCACCGTCGTCAAGAAGATCGAGGGCAACAAGAAGGCCTTCGCCCAGGACCTTGCCCGCGAGGCAGGCTTCCCTGCTGAGGATGTCAAGCTGAACCCCGTGACGGGTCACGTCCAGATCAAG GGCTTCCACGTCGACAAGGTAAAGCAATGGCTTAGCACCACAATGGGCAAGTCTGCCGCTGCAGCATGA
- a CDS encoding Putative proteasome component (PCI) domain, eukaryotic translation initiation factor 3 subunit E, protein MPKTLSCPSAEGKDSRGSKRRFAQLTPNPTADETHTQPPPLLSRDDSIPRLLTIRYRKKSPTTKSLFRLHRFDTTNTHPLTHTHTHTTQPPIMEEVYAALGEESILPKVASQLSRHLVFPLIEFEAGRAEEKGDDETARKILAGKIKLLEDTNMADYVAQLYQELNGGSEAPAEYAKKRNDVIAQLEKYEQDTAKISELLTREDVVGALRSDKVANLEFLKKDHDVTIEMVNALYEFGQFQFRCGNYGAAAELLYQFRVLSTDNDRVASATWGKLASEILTTNWDSAVEEIMKVKESIDSKLFNNPRAQLDHRAMLVHWALFPLFNHEAAREPILDLFFSAAYINTIQTACPWVLRYLIAAVITGRSRSRNSSLHQKQMKDVIRYVRQEAYEYADPVTEFVSALYVAHDFNAAREALRKAEEVCRADFFLMSSSDAFVDAARHLICESYCKIFSRMNIRDLSAKLGLNPDDGEKWIVNLIRETRLDAKIDSQEGTVIMNHPPNNVYQQVIEKTKGGFFRTQVLTAAVSK, encoded by the exons ATGCCCAAAACTCTTTCGTGCCCCTCAGCGGAAGGAAAAGATTCGAGAGGCTCAAAGAGACGATTCGCGCAGCTCACCCCGAACCCGACGGCCGAcgagacacacacacaaccacccccccttctctctcgcgACGATTCCATACCTCGACTTTTGACGATCCGATATCGAAAAAAAAGTCCGACGACGAAATCCCTATTCCGTCTACACCGTTTCGATACCACAAACACCCACCCACTtacccacacacacacacacaccacacaacCGCCCATCATGGAGGAAGTCTACGCCGCCCTCGGTGAGGAGAGCATCCTGCCCAAGGTCGCGTCGCAGCTGTCGAGACACCTCGTCTTCCCGCTGATCGAGTTCGAGGCCGgccgcgccgaggagaagggcgacgacgagacggccCGCAAgatcctcgccggcaagatcaagctgctcgaggacACCAACATGGCCGACTACGTCGCCCAGCTGTACCAGGAGCTCAACGGCGGCAGTGAGGCACCCGCCGAGTACGCCAAGAAGCGCAACGATGTCATTGCCCAGCTCGAGAAGTACGAGCAGGACACGGCCAAGATCTCGGAGCTGCTCACCCGCGAGGACGTCGTTGGTGCCCTGCGCAGCGACAAGGTTGCCAACTTGGAGTTTTTGAAGAAGGACCACGAT GTCACCATCGAGATGGTCAACGCGCTCTACGAGTTCGGCCAGTTCCAGTTCCGCTGCGGCAACtacggcgccgccgcagagCTTCTGTACCAGTTCCGTGTGCTGTCGACCGACAACGACCGCGTcgcgtcggcgacctggggCAAGCTCGCGTCCGAGATCCTGACGACCAACTGGgactcggccgtcgaggagatcATGAAGGTCAAAGAGAGCATCGACAGCAAGCTCTTCAACAACCCCCGCGCACAGCTCGACCACCGCGCCATGCTCGTTCACTGGGCCTTGTTCCCGCTCTTCAACCACGAGGCTGCGCGCGAGCCCATCCTGgacctcttcttctccgccgcctacatcaacaccatccaGACCGCCTGCCCGTGGGTCCTGCGCTACCTCattgccgccgtcatcaccggCCGCTCGCGCTCGCGCAACTCGTCGCTGCACCAGAAGCAGATGAAGGACGTCATCCGCTACGTTCGCCAGGAGGCCTACGAGTACGCCGACCCCGTCACCGAGTTCGTCTCGGCCCTCTACGTCGCCCACGACTtcaacgccgcccgcgagGCCCTTcgcaaggccgaggaggtctGCCGCGCCGACTTCTTCCtcatgtcgtcgtccgacgCCTTcgttgacgccgcccgccaccTCATCTGCGAGAGCTACTGCAAGATCTTCAGCCGCATGAACATCCGCGACCTTTCGGCCAAGCTGGGTCTGAACCCggatgacggcgagaagTGGATCGTCAACCTCATCCGCGAGACGCGTCTCGATGCCAAGATCGACTCCCAGGAGGGCACCGTCATTATGAACCACCCGCCCAACAACGTCTACCAGCAGGTCATCGAGAAGACCAAGGGTGGCTTCTTCCGCACCCAGGtgctcaccgccgccgtctccaaATAG
- a CDS encoding Putative armadillo-like helical, anaphase-promoting complex subunit 1: MASVKSLGLHQPSGLHHAAHEDAPPSTYSWEISTDPDHNEYDDTCEIEDELLVTKNCVVWSRGAVFRKSYKFDLEQEPVTQALLASFPTADDIKANDTKKKPSTKTSEPRRLSRALVVFLRTQAHIYFLSGTSHVVHMPFEVEAACAAPQGVIIQRKQRGDSTAPASLKFPKVPPNSFVSSQITVTSPRSSQHTVFSVEGLNKPKHLPLGLSSTLGNMWEPTLEQPNSHWPRLVSLLDPLQELGLVVTRPDGAAGEKRRKSSPKSPYFLDPAEEILHIEEIKHPGAPKTKNLEPLILAVTMNREASTYAVWRVAYIKNEDPFIGRLKKDKSRAERRRSSMQPHFASGATTPVQTNFRESFGAPLPGKRSRKSEKTERLDKVEKPLDLVSSFDLDKESGAHRRQSRRVSSMLARADLSASQERSVFSEQPLIPAHGGSKRIESYGSQGPRLSGGYGSFNYNQTIHPSLGSLLEAPIDGVLEELRAGGDFEGFHSMGLDDHVFDGISQEMMFTKIQTISLDNSNVRYSLSKQPAREHCKVFILTAPQFALDDPLRGELLIGIQDSLDKRLQLLTIDLQRGPRFLVPPKPGKSSTSSEDPVRLACGALRRAHHVVDSCKVTDGDISVILILSEGHEGRRELSIQAPWSQITPINLPLMSLENVRSLHYRGRVVDRDVRHRKSEVVEVANGHVGGLKYSKARGVVDMVDGEDRHHQIQIQLQPRNPQVRKVLDACRSILPATHAEKIFPGWWHIMIWVKSEEFEVADAEWSSLVILLLTIYLALGKTKPAQDSPTKPSRGRRRPQSGSFGSIQSLEDWNTLHLYETPNALGCPSWQQTKAWDWTLDEDTSDDTENIISPGLKESKFMSTHVQYAKGYLASPLGEKAVGENGYLPTGQQRSAENRGNAAWNILVALHLLLEEQKLDIMTPEYASPGTAPLRVVTCQIARWLGWHNFVAMYELGIQEELDPRYDSELRLEVPLTQPSGVDFDVFHWIQTCLATGQYHPFLTLANLYHSQPVKAEQDHLKDSRWTPITPRTFMFKRFFEKLTPKGSPASMVEAMHLAGISSRVLETLPEAVLTPLKDSISRCQARPPASWPKDLLELVNRGDMSMILAPTKNLQKSGANILTPTHNAAWDYRTICQSVNEYNNIGYDEGEGTERQAVIRALFNEDRRLNEAQNLLSTHRARVVRLEADPTWSESEYLERQKELVSRIATGTLAIPAGRALLYYSLRYPLLTQKFHVAGFNLNCVVRPTNVTVGVDKTLFTEDKVCWGFFHQGVAAGLAISPQAKGIDTSWILYNKPGHDLSNRHAGFLLALGLNGHLRGIAKWVAFKYLTPKHTMTSVGLLLGLAASYMGTMDSLITRLISVHVTRMLPRGAAELNLSPLTQTTGIMGIGLLYYNSQHRRMSEIMMSEIKHVDEEDEDEPLRSECYRLAAGFSLGLINLGKGNDLRGLHDMKLTESLVTIATATKKVEMVHVLDRAAAGAVMALALIFMKSEDQIVARKIDVPESIVQFDYIRPDILLLRTVAKNLIMWNKIQPTFAWILESLPKAYRNRHKLVNTSRLKSTDLPFFSIITGICFSIALRYAGSASTRVRDLLIHYLDHFIRISRLPATQRPPPHDHPMYDEELARSNARMCQDVLALSASIVMAGTGDLVVLRRLRLLHGRDDPETPYGSHLAAHLAIGSLFLGCGTATFGTSNLAIASLLIAFYPVFPTSVMDNRSHLQAFRHFWVLATDPRCLVAKDVATGQPISAPIEIRRKSTGEPDDAETIATVRQTPCLLPPLGEIASIRTNAGPAFWDLEIDFEKNPSLVDAFRQNQSLYLRRRPAQEAPFTSTLRALGRDALADITDNGRQDPLEWVFGLDALRDLTYAERATVLDRTTNSDGVASESSGSAVDSRLVLQRSMDGSSRERLLGLKMLFEWADRRAQLEGSSWAQAKSGGGEGEKSQEWWMRDSVVEELKGRVFMAGRDGP, encoded by the exons ATGGCGTCAGTTAAGTCTTTGGGGCTGCACCAGCCTAGCGGCCTCCATCACGCGGCCCACGAAGATGCACCGCCCTCGACATATTCCTGGGAGATCTCGACTGACCCCGATCACAACGAGTACGACGATACATGCGAAATCGAGGACGAACTGCTGGTCACCAAGAACTGCGTTGTCTGGAGCCGAGGTGCTGTGTTCCGTAAGTCGTACAAGTTCGACCTCGAACAGGAGCCCGTCACCCAGGCCCTCCTTGCTTCCTTTcccaccgccgacgacatcAAGGCGAACGATACAAAGAAGAAGCCGTCCACAAAAACCAGCGAGCCTCGCCGCCTGTCCCGAGCCTTGGTCGTCTTCCTGCGCACTCAAGCCCACATCTACTTCCTCTCCGGCACGAGCCATGTCGTTCACATGCCtttcgaggtcgaggctgcCTGCGCAGCACCTCAAGGAGTCATAATCCAGCGCAAACAGAGAGGCGACAGCACCGCACCCGCCTCCCTCAAGTTCCCGAAAGTTCCGCCCAACTCCTTCGTCTCCTCGCAGATCACCGTCACCTCTCCTCGAAGCTCACAGCACACTGTCTTCTCCGTCGAGGGCCTGAACAAACCAAAGCACCTGCCCTTGGGTCTAAGCTCGACCCTGGGAAACATGTGGGAGCCGACGTTGGAACAGCCGAACTCGCACTGGCCGCGCTTGGTGTCTCTGCTGGACCCTTTGCAAGAGCTCGGGCTCGTGGTTACTCGACCGGACGGCGCTGCCGGGgaaaagaggaggaagagctcGCCCAAGTCGCCCTATTTCCTGGACCCCGCCGAAGAAATTCTACACATTGAGGAGATCAAGCATCCCGGCGCACCCAAGACCAAGAACTTGGAACCCCTGATACTCGCCGTCACCATGAACCGGGAGGCCAGCACCTATGCCGTGTGGAGAGTTGCCTACATCAAAAACGAGGACCCCTTCATCGGCCGCCTTAAGAAGGACAAGAGCAGGGCAGAGCGTCGACGAAGCTCTATGCAGCCGCACTTTGCCAGCGGCGCCACGACCCCGGTGCAGACAAACTTTCGTGAGAGCTTTGGGGCTCCCTTGCCGGGGAAAAGGTCGAGGAAAAGCGAAAAGACTGAAAGGCTtgacaaggtcgagaagccTCTCGATCTGGTGTCTTCTTTCGACCTGGATAAAGAGTCTGGCGCCCATAGAAGACAATCGCGGCGAGTGAGTTCGATGCTGGCTCGTGCCGACCTTTCTGCATCTCAGGAGCGTTCAGTCTTCTCCGAGCAGCCCTTGATCCCAGCCCATGGCGGATCAAAACGGATCGAGTCTTACGGTAGCCAAGGACCTAGGCTTAGTGGTGGCTACGGCTCGTTCAACTACAACCAGACCATCCATCCCAGCCTCGGGAGCTTGCTGGAGGCCCCGATTGATGGGGTGCTTGAAGAACTGCGAGCCGGCGGGGATTTCGAGGGCTTCCATAGCATGGGCCTGGACGACCACGTTTTCGATGGCATTTCCCAGGAAATGATGTTCACCAAGATCCAGACCATCTCGCTAGACAACTCCAACGTGCGCTACTCGCTGTCAAAGCAGCCGGCTCGCGAGCACTGCAAGGTCTTCATCCTGACAGCGCCCCAGTTCGCCCTAGACGACCCCCTGCGCGGCGAGCTGCTCATCGGAATTCAGGACTCTCTCGATAAGCGACTGCAGCTCCTGACAATTGATCTCCAGCGAGGACCGCGCTTCCTGGTGCCACCGAAGCCTGGCAAGAGCTCCACGTCGTCTGAAGACCCCGTCCGGCTGGCTTGCGGCGCGCTTCGCCGAGCTCACCATGTTGTAGACTCGTGCAAGGTGACCGACGGCGACATATCCGTTATCCTAATCCTGTCTGAAGGACATGAAGGCCGCAGGGAGCTGAGCATTCAGGCTCCATGGAGCCAGATCACCCCCATCAATCTCCCGCTAATGTCTCTGGAAAATGTTCGCAGTCTACACTACCGAGGGCGTGTCGTCGACAGAGACGTTCGCCACCGCAAgtcggaagtcgtcgaggTTGCTAACGGCCACGTCGGCGGACTCAAGTACTCCAAAGCTAGGGGGGTCGTCGACATGGTTGATGGCGAAGATAGACACCACCAGATCCAAATACAACTCCAGCCTCGAAACCCGCAGGTGCGCAAGGTGCTGGACGCATGTCGGAGCATTCTCCCGGCAACGCATGCCGAGAAGATCTTTCCCGGCTGGTGGCACATCATGATATGGGTCAAGAGCGAAGAGTTTGAAGTTGCCGACGCAGAATGGTCATCGCTGGTGATTCTGCTTTTGACCATCTATCTCGCTCTCGGAAAGACAAAGCCAGCGCAAGACTCTCCGACCAAGCCATCCAGAGGCAGAAGACGACCTCAATCCGGCTCCTTTGGGTCAATACAAAGCCTCGAGGACTGGAACACGCTACATCTATACGAAACCCCCAATGCTCTGGGTTGTCCCAGCTGGCAGCAAACCAAGGCTTGGGATTGGACCCTCGATGAAGACACTAGTGACGACACGGAGAACATCATCAGCCCAGGCCTCAAGGAGTCTAAGTTCATGTCTACACACGTCCAGTACGCCAAGGGATACCTGGCATCTCCGCTTGGCGAaaaggccgtcggcgaaaATGGCTATCTGCCAACCGGGCAACAACGCAGCGCGGAAAACCGTGGGAACGCCGCTTGGAACATATTAGTTGCACTtcacctccttctcgaggaaCAGAAGCTGGATATCATGACTCCCGAATACGCCTCTCCGGGAACAGCCCCACTGCGTGTAGTCACTTGCCAGATTGCTCGCTGGCTTGGATGGCACAATTTCGTGGCCATGTATGAGCTGGGGATCCAGGAAGAGCTGGATCCTCGTTACGACTCAG AGCTCCGCCTCGAAGTTCCCCTCACCCAGCCCTCTGGTGTTGATTTTGACGTCTTTCACTGGATCCAGACATGCCTCGCCACTGGACAGTATCATCCATTCCTGACACTAGCCAATCTTTACCATTCACAACCGGTAAAGGCCGAGCAGGATCATCTCAAGGATTCGAGATGGACCCCCATTACCCCAAGGACCTTCATGTTCAAACGTTTTTTTGAGAAGCTCACGCCAAAGGGCAGCCCTGCCAGCATGGTTGAGGCCATGCACTTGGCGGGCATCAGCAGCCGAGTCCTTGAGACACTTCCTGAAGCTGTGCTTACACCATTGAAAGATTCCATATCGAGATGCCAAGCCCGGCCGCCTGCTTCATGGCCCAAAGATCTGCTGGAGCTTGTCAACCGTGGCGATATGAGCATGATACTGGCACCTACCAAAAACCTGCAAAAGAGCGGTGCTAACATTCTT ACGCCTACGCACAATGCGGCGTGGGACTATCGTACCATCTGCCAAAGCGTCAACGAATACAACAATATTGGCTacgacgaaggcgagggtACCGAGCGGCAAGCCGTCATCCGAGCCCTTTTCAACGAGGACCGCCGTCTCAACGAAGCCCAAAATCTCTTATCAACCCACAGGGCCCGCGTCGTCCGCCTTGAAGCCGACCCAACGTGGTCGGAAAGCGAATACCTCGAGAGGCAAAAGGAACTCGTGTCCAGGATAGCTACCGGCACTCTGGCCATCCCCGCCGGCCGAGCTCTTCTATACTACAGCTTGCGATACCCGTTACTGACGCAGAAGTTCCACGTGGCCGGATTCAACCTCAACTGCGTCGTCCGTCCGACCAACGTCACTGTCGGCGTTGACAAGACACTGTTCACAGAGGACAAGGTCTGCTGGGGGTTTTTCCACCAAGGCGTGGCCGCTGGGCTCGCCATTTCACCACAGGCCAAGGGCATCGACACGTCATGGATCCTGTACAATAAGCCTGGCCACGATCTAAGTAACCGCCATGCCGGCTTTTTGTTGGCCCTGGGTCTGAATGGACATCTCAGGGGCATCGCCAAATGGGTCGCTTTCAAATACCTGACACCCAAGCACACAATGACCTCTGTTGGTCTCTTGCTCGGCCTCGCGGCGTCCTACATGGGCACTATGGACTCTCTCATCACCCGACTTATCTCGGTCCACGTTACTCGCATGCTGCCTCGAGGGGCCGCCGAGCTGAACCTCTCCCCGCTGACGCAGACGACCGGCATCATGGGCATCGGCTTGCTCTATTATAACAGCCAACACAGACGCATGAGCGAGATTATGATGTCCGAGATCAAGCAtgttgacgaagaagacgaggacgaacCCCTTCGCAGCGAATGCTACCGCCTGGCGGCCGGTTTCTCGCTCGGTCTCATCAACCTCGGCAAAGGGAACGACCTCCGCGGGCTCCACGACATGAAGCTTACCGAAAGTCTCGTAACGATCGCGACTGCCACGAAGAAGGTGGAAATGGTGCACGTCTTGGACCGAGCAGCCGCGGGCGCGGTCATGGCGTTGGCTCTGATATTCATGAAATCCGAGGACCAAATCGTCGCCCGGAAGATCGACGTACCCGAGTCCATCGTTCAGTTCGACTACATCCGGCCCGATATCCTGCTCCTGCGCACTGTCGCCAAGAACTTGATCATGTGGAACAAGATCCAACCGACGTTCGCATGGATCCTCGAGAGTCTGCCCAAGGCATATCGTAACCGGCACAAGCTGGTCAACACGTCGAGGCTGAAGAGTACCGACCTCCCCTTCTTCAGTATCATCACCGGAATCTGCTTCTCAATCGCGCTGCGTTACGCAGGCAGCGCATCTACGAGGGTACGAGACCTTCTGATACACTACCTCGACCACTTCATCCGCATATCCCGGTTGCCCGCCACGCAGCGCCCACCGCCCCATGACCATCCCATGTATGACGAAGAGCTGGCTCGTTCCAACGCCCGCATGTGCCAGGACGTGCTTGCGCTCTCGGCCTCTATCGTCATGGCCGGAACCGGCGATCTCGTCGTGCTCCGTCGCCTCCGTCTGCTgcatggccgagacgacCCCGAGACCCCGTACGGCTCGCACCTGGCTGCTCACTTGGCCATCGGATCGCTGTTCCTCGGATGCGGGACGGCTACCTTTGGCACAAGCAACCTGGCCATCGCCAGTCTGCTCATTGCATTCTACCCCGTCTTCCCGACATCTGTTATGGACAACCGATCTCACCTTCAAGCATTTCGCCACTTCTGGGTCTTGGCAACGGATCCTCGCTGCCTCGTGGCCAAGGACGTCGCCACGGGCCAGCCAATTTCGGCCCCTATCGAGATCCGCCGGAAGAGCACAGGGGAgccggacgacgccgagacgaTCGCCACCGTCCGCCAGACGCCCTGCCTCCTGCCTCCCCTCGGCGAGATCGCGAGTATCCGCACCAACGCGGGCCCGGCATTCTGGGACCTCGAGATCGACTTTGAAAAGAACCCctcgctcgtcgacgccttccGGCAGAACCAGAGCCTCTACCTCCGCCGGCGTCCGGCGCAGGAGGCCCCGTTCACGTCGACGCTGCGCGCCCTCGGCCGTGACGCTCTCGCCGATATCACTGACAACGGCCGACAGGATCCCCTCGAGTGGGTGTTTGGCCTCGATGCCCTTCGCGACCTCACGTACGCCGAGCGCGCTACGGTGCTCGACCGGACTACCAACtcggacggcgtcgccagcGAGAGCTCCGGGTCCGCGGTTGACTCGCGGCTCGTGCTGCAGCGCAGCATGGAcgggtcgtcgagggagCGACTGCTCGGGCTCAAGATGCTGTTCGAGTGGGCAGACCGCCGCGCGCAGCTGGAGGGTAGCTCGTGGGCCCAGGCTAAaagcggcggtggcgagggggagaagagccAGGAGTGGTGGATGAGGGATAGTgttgtcgaggagctcaagggACGGGTGTTCATGGCCGGGCGCGATGGGCCGTAG